From a single Rosa rugosa chromosome 7, drRosRugo1.1, whole genome shotgun sequence genomic region:
- the LOC133721212 gene encoding NADH--cytochrome b5 reductase 1: MNPMEFIESLDPQILVGVSVAFVVIVVAAFLFSSKKPKGCLDPQNFKDFKLVKRTQLSHNVAKFKFELPTSTSILGLPIGQHISCRGKDGQGEEVIKPYTPTTLDSDVGYFELVIKMYPQGRMSHHFREMRVGDHLAVKGPKGRFKYEPGQVRAFGMLAGGSGITPMFQVARAILENPKDKTRVHLIYANVTYEDILLKDELDGLARTYPDRFQIYYVLNQPPEVWDGGVGFVSKEIIQTHLPAPGPDIQILRCGPPPMNKAMAAHLESLEYAPHMQFQF, encoded by the exons ATGAATCCTATGGAATTCATCGAGTCACTCGATCCTCAGATCCTTGTGGGTGTATCTGTAgcttttgttgtcattgtggttgcAGCTTTTCTCTTCTCCTCCAAGAAGCCCAaag GTTGCTTAGATCCCCAGAATTTCAAGGACTTCAAACTTGTCAAGCGCACACAACTGAGCCACAATGTGGCAAAGTTCAAATTTGAACTTCCGACATCGACTTCAATTTTAGGTCTTCCGATTGGACAACACATAAGTTGTAG GGGCAAGGATGGCCAAGGTGAAGAGGTTATCAAACCATATACCCCAACCACATTGGATTCTGATGTTGGATACTTTGAACTAGTGATAAAG ATGTATCCTCAAGGAAGAATGTCACACCATTTCCGTGAGATGCGTGTTGGAGATCATCTTGCTGTCAAGGGACCCAAG GGCCGTTTCAAGTATGAACCTGGCCAAGTTAGAGCTTTTGGGATGCTTGCTGGAGGCTCTGGAATCACTCCAATGTTCCAG GTTGCTAGGGCAATATTAGAAAATCCAAAAGACAAAACAAGGGTTCACCTGATCTATGCCAATGTGACCTACGAGGACATCCTCTTGAAG GATGAGTTGGATGGCCTTGCTAGAACTTACCCTGATCGCTTCCAAATCTACTACGTATTGAATCAG CCTCCTGAAGTATGGGATGGTGGTGTTGGATTTGTCTCGAAGGAAATTATTCAAACTCACTTGCCAGCCCCTGGCCCTGATATTCAG ATCCTAAGATGTGGTCCACCACCCATGAACAAGGCCATGGCTGCTCATCTTGAATCACTTGAATATGCACCTCATATGCAGTTCCAGTTCTGA
- the LOC133721211 gene encoding probable lysophospholipase BODYGUARD 4, producing MFPQWLKKPATALNSALGFIVFLIFDFLDAILCVLFRYFDHLFEGRPGSCYCGRKEIELVRNVVGDEEDHQLSETLYRRKNVFREMGLVGFAKSCQNTSAGGVARWSDCGCHSCVSWLNDTHHNLHLVIMQPSSPAITEDCRVQAAENVIFLHGFLSSSSFWAETVFPNISEPVSRQYRLFAIDLLGFGLSPKPRDCLYTLKDHIEMIEKSVICPFQLTSFHLVAHSMGCLIAIALAAKHSQLVKSITLVAPPYFPSKDGDSLRVLHKLAERKLWPLTLFGSSFMSWYEHLGRCVCFVLCRNHRAWERIVKLFTWRRDLHFMTMDLTRHTHHSAWHTMHNVICGGAKLMECYLEVIGKAGVKVFVIHGDRDQVIPVECSNNIQMTVPEAQVNIIKNADHSSVLLGREKDFTLHLEHVWAASS from the exons ATGTTTCCTCAGTGGCTGAAAAAGCCGGCAACAGCTCTCAATTCTGCCTTGGGCTTCATTGTGTTCCTTATATTTGACTTTCTTGATGCCATTTTGTGTGTCCTCTTCAGATATTTTGATCACTTGTTTGAAGGGCGGCCGGGCTCTTGTTACTGTGGACGCAAGGAAATAGAGCTGGTCAGGAATGTGgttggtgatgaagaagatcaCCAGCTTTCAGAGACTTTATACCGGAGGAAAAACGTTTTCAGGGAAATGGGTCTGGTTGGATTTGCAAAAAGCTGCCAGAACACAAGTGCTGGCGGAGTTGCCAGGTGGTCTGACTGTGGATGTCACTCTTGTGTTTCATGGCTGAATGATACTCATCACAACTTACATCTTGTTATTATGCAGCCTTCATCACCAG CCATCACTGAGGATTGCAGAGTACAAGCAGCCGAGAATGTGATATTCCTTCACgggtttctttcttcttcctcattttGGGCAGAAACAGTGTTTCCTAACATTTCGGAACCTGTGAGTCGGCAATATAGGTTGTTTGCCATAGACCTATTGGGATTTGGTTTAAGCCCAAAGCCAAGGGACTGTTTGTATACTTTGAAGGATCACATAGAAATGATTGAGAAATCTGTCATCTGCCCCTTCCAGTTGACTTCTTTCCATTTGGTTGCACACTCCATGGGTTGTCTGATTGCAATCGCTTTAGCTGCTAAGCACTCGCAATTAGTAAAATCAATCACTCTTGTAGCACCT CCTTACTTCCCTTCTAAAGATGGAGATAGTTTAAGAGTGCTTCACAAGCTTGCTGAAAGGAAACTGTGGCCACTTACCTTGTTTGGATCATCATTTATGTCATGGTATGAGCATCTGGGTCGATGTGTCTGTTTCGTTTTATGCCGCAACCACAGGGCATGGGAGAGGATTGTAAAGTTATTCACTTGGAGAAG GGATCTTCATTTTATGACAATGGACTTGACTAGGCACACCCATCACTCAGCTTGGCACACCATGCACAATGTGATATGTGGGGGTGCAAAGCTAATGGAATGCTACTTGGAAGTTATAGGCAAAGCTGGGGTTAAAGTGTTTGTGATCCATGGAGATAGAGACCAGGTTATCCCTGTAGAGTGCAGCAACAACATTCAGATGACAGTTCCGGAGGCACAAGTTAACATCATTAAAAATGCTGATCATTCCTCTGTACTCCTTGGCCGAGAGAAAGACTTCACCCTCCATCTAGAGCACGTTTGGGCCGCTTCCTCATAG